TGAAAATAGAAAAAATTGAAGAAAACAAATTATTTACTTCTGCACCCATTGGGCCAAATATCAATGATAAGAAAACTGCTTTTGCTGGAAGTTTAAGTACCTTAGTTACAATTTCTTCGTGGAGTGCTTGTTATTTAATTGTTGAAGAACAACTAAAATATAAAGATACAATGATTGCAGTAATTAAAAGTGATACAGCATATAGAGCACCTGTAAAAAAAGCTTTATATTGTAAAACACTATTCCCAAATCAAAAGGAAATAGAAAGATTAAAAGAGAAGCTTGAAACAAAAGGAAGTGGCTCGTTAAGAATTAAATCTCAAATTATAGAAGATAATAAAGT
This sequence is a window from Halarcobacter bivalviorum. Protein-coding genes within it:
- a CDS encoding YiiD C-terminal domain-containing protein, whose protein sequence is MLKKLENKLHEQIPLTKYMQMKIEKIEENKLFTSAPIGPNINDKKTAFAGSLSTLVTISSWSACYLIVEEQLKYKDTMIAVIKSDTAYRAPVKKALYCKTLFPNQKEIERLKEKLETKGSGSLRIKSQIIEDNKVCVDFEGIYVIKI